One segment of Pyricularia oryzae 70-15 chromosome 3, whole genome shotgun sequence DNA contains the following:
- a CDS encoding autoinducer 2 sensor kinase/phosphatase luxQ: MAAVTDPVNPSNSGVVVDFGLPTPPATDPVDELNSLTVLDVLDSDSRPTFVLDLDPDTSPERLEAIVPVFCNAALRQHERLYDGIVGLDASGVAEPSVDGAPEIQSVEARSYAYHDFRRWATGVTPHDDSKDVFPLSILYADLLWTGSTVHKRWRIVSGNRLWRFADTDADSTLAELNPDGKATSPFSSQRGGRSPEDRLKRQASNDATVRAQKQDEKAKSLRLVARERKKSIALDVVDKPVLTIALPSDTSPGATLVSSSRPPNSLTSYFPPDGSSNDTGTGTGSSSYQPTIPLKASVPEKAVADWTVPENKLQGVLTEHLKFARSVDWANTPLGPMESWSAEFRQVANLIMTNPFPAALFWGSELTMLYNEAYAREVAGNKHPSLMGTGFSGPFAELWDYAGPVFAECARTGVAVRKENDYLPIDRHSLLEETFYSWGFVPLYGGTSRILGFYNAPFETTTQVLNQRYLTTINNLGAHAAHAKTVKQFWKRVLESLAENIFDVPFALLYSVGDSGEDEENTSTSSGSTLSLKSCYLEGTIAVPEGHVAAPKQLDLKRSWEGFVPTFREAMRTREPTLLHTRDGTLPESLLEGITWRGFGDPCREAIIFPVRPTNGDVVMAFLVLGVNPRRPLDDAHRAFISMLNRQLATSLASAILFEDEVRRGKNAAERAALEKEQLTEQLTLQANRLRRMTEMSPLGMFLIDPDGVLREANERFYEMTGVPRDRTETEFAWLDFVHDNSRALAEEGWARLVKGATDKNPSSADKFSWSTELQIRQRGITTSPVNLQGDAIDFWVLINAHSEFASDGSLRSIMGSITDISHLKWAQGLQQRQLQEAEETRRQQNEFIDITSHEMRNPLSAILQCADDISTALAESSSTQTPPRHEVVESCVDAAQTIALCVQHQKSIVDDILTISKLDSSLLHITPLPARPQAVVRRAVKMFDPELQAKKIKCRVETDPSYSDLAVDWVMVDQNRTRQILINLITNAIKFTAPAEERIITVKVAASRDPPDPTLTCSDFEYVEPKHTPTSHNFAEDWPAEETVYVRFQVQDTGCGLSIPEKQMLFQRFRQASPRTHAQYGGSGLGLFISKRLAELHGGQIGVASTEGKGSLFGFYVQARRAAPLAEEDAAVSDAQGLRMEQHFGADSSTLATLNVTPQRQDYAGGLAGPDNNMVVRSKSSPAVLNDLAAAAETQPKILDPRELHVLVVEDNLINQKVLASQLRKAGCTVHTANDGLEALEFLETTAFRVGNVRLSVILMDLEMPNMDGLTCVSEIRRMEVDGRIETHVPVIAVTANVRDEQVTEARRSGMDDVLSKPFRVPTLFDKIGALLLGGARG; encoded by the exons ATGGCCGCTGTCACGGACCCAGTGAACCCCTCCAATTCCGGCGTGGTGGTTGACTTTGGGTTACCAACTCCGCCGGCCACCGATCCCGTCGACGAATTAAACTCTCTTACTGTGCTCGACGTTTTAGATTCCGACTCCCGTCCGACCTTTGTTCTCGACCTCGATCCCGACACAAGCCCCGAGCGACTGGAGGCGATCGTGCCCGTGTTTTGCAACGCCGCCCTCCGCCAGCATGAGCGTTTGTACGACGGCATCGTCGGCCTCGACGCGTCCGGAGTTGCCGAACCCTCGGTGGATGGAGCCCCCGAGATTCAATCCGTCGAGGCGAGAAGCTATGCCTACCACGACTTTCGTCGCTGGGCCACGGGCGTCACGCCTCACGACGACAGCAAAGACGTCTTCCCCCTCTCGATCCTCTACGCCGATCTGCTCTGGACCGGCTCCACCGTCCACAAGCGCTGGCGCATCGTTAGTGGCAACAGATTATGGCGGTTCGCCGATACCGATGCAGATTCTACACTGGCCGAGCTGAACCCGGATGGAAAGGCCACGTCGCCGTTTAGTTCACAGCGTGGCGGTCGTTCCCCAGAAGACCGATTGAAGAGACAGGCCAGCAACGATGCGACGGTCAGGGCTCAAAAGCAGGACGAGAAGGCCAAAAGTCTACGATTGGTCGCgcgagagagaaagaaatccATTGCTCTAGATGTTGTCGATAAGCCGGTTTTGACTATCGCTTTACCTTCAGACACATCTCCGGGTGCGACTCTCGTCTCGTCCTCACGACCTCCCAACTCGTTGACGTCCTACTTTCCACCCGATGGCAGCTCCAACGACACgggcaccggcaccggcagcTCGTCGTATCAACCAACAATACCTTTAAAGGCGTCAGTACCGGAAAAGGCAGTGGCAGACTGGACAGTCCCCGAGAACAAACTACAAGGCGTGCTCACGGAGCACCTCAAGTTCGCCAGATCGGTCGACTGGGCCAATACGCCTTTGGGCCCTATGGAGTCTTGGTCCGCCGAGTTTCGCCAGGTTGCGAACCTGATCATGACGAATCCGTTCCCGGCAGCCCTGTTTTGGGGTAGCGAGCTGACGATGCTTTACAACGAGGCCTATGCACGCGAGGTCGCTGGCAACAAACACCCTTCGCTCATGGGCACGGGGTTTTCGGGCCCCTTTGCTGAGCTGTGGGATTATGCCGGGCCCGTGTTTGCCGAATGTGCGAGGACCGGCGTCGCCGTGCGCAAGGAGAATGACTACCTACCGATCGACAGGCATAGCTTGTTGGAGGAGACGTTTTATTCCTGGGGTTTCGTTCCGCTGTATGGCGGCACCAGCCGCATCCTTGGATTTTACAACGCACCGTTCGAGACCACAACCCAGGTGCTGAACCAACGTTATTTGACGACCATCAACAACCTAGGCGCTCATGCGGCTCACGCCAAGACGGTCAAGCAGTTCTGGAAACGTGTGTTGGAATCTCTCGCGGAAAACATCTTTGACGTGCCGTTTGCGCTCTTGTATTCGGTCGGTGACTCGGGCGAGGATGAAGAGAACACATCAACCTCGTCGGGGAGCACACTGTCTCTCAAGTCGTGCTACCTTGAGGGCACGATTGCGGTCCCCGAAGGCCACGTTGCTGCGCCCAAACAGCTAGATTTGAAGCGGTCTTGGGAAGGTTTCGTCCCGACTTTCCGAGAGGCAATGCGGACCAGAGAACCGACCCTCTTGCATACACGAGACGGCACCCTGCCAGAGTCGCTCTTGGAGGGGATTACCTGGCGAGGATTTGGCGACCCTTGCCGCGAGGCCATCATCTTTCCCGTTCGCCCAACCAATGGCgacgtcgtcatggcctttCTCGTTTTGGGTGTCAACCCAAGGCGTCCACTCGATGACGCTCATCGGGCGTTTATCAGCATGCTCAACCGACAGCTGGCGACGTCTCTAGCATCGGCGATTCTGTTCGAGGACGAGGTCCGTCGCGGCAAAAACGCAGCCGAAAGAGCGGCCCTCGAAAAAGAGCAGTTGACGGAACAACTTACTTTGCAGGCCAACCGCCTGAGGCGCATGACGGAGATGTCTCCGCTGGGCATGTTCCTGATCGATCCGGATGGGGTCCTCCGAGAGGCCAACGAGAGATTTTATGAAATGACGGGCGTCCCGCGCGACAGGACCGAGACGGAATTTGCGTGGCTTGATTTTGTCCATGACAACAGCAGGGCCCTGGCCGAGGAGGGGTGGGCAAGGCTTGTAAAGGGGGCGACGGACAAGAAT CCCTCGTCCGCGGACAAATTTTCGTGGTCCACCGAGTTGCAAATTAGGCAACGCGGCATAACAACCAGCCCTGTCAACCTGCAGGGCGATGCCATCGACTTTTGGGTCTTGATCAACGCTCATTCGGAATTCGCCAGCGACGGGTCCCTCCGTTCCATCATGGGCTCCATTACCGACATCTCCCATCTCAAGTGGGCTCAAGGGCTGCAGCAACGTCAGCTTCAGGAAGCCGAAGAGACACGCAGACAGCAAAACGAGTTCATCGACATCACCTCTCACGAGATGCGCAACCCGCTCAGCGCCATCCTGCAGTGTGCCGACGATATTTCAACGGCGCTGGCCGAGTCTTCCAGCACCCAGACGCCCCCAAGGCATGAGGTTGTCGAGTCTTGCGTCGATGCCGCCCAGACCATCGCCTTGTGCGTCCAGCATCAAAAGTCCATCGTCGACGATATCCTTACCATCTCCAAGCTCGATTCAAGTTTGTTGCACATCACACCGCTCCCTGCCCGCCCTCAGGCGGTCGTCCGCCGTGCCGTGAAAATGTTCGATCCAGAGTTGCAGGCCAAAAAGATCAAGTGCCGCGTCGAGACGGACCCTTCGTACTCTGACTTGGCCGTCGACTGGGTCATGGTTGATCAGAACCGTACCCGCCAAATACTCATCAACCTCATCACCAACGCCATCAAATTCACAGCCCCCGCCGAGGAACGCATCATCACCGTCAAGGTGGCCGCCTCGAGAGATCCTCCCGACCCGACCTTGACTTGTTCAGATTTCGAATACGTCGAGCCCAAGCATACGCCGACCTCGCACAATTTTGCCGAGGACTGGCCAGCCGAAGAAACGGTCTATGTCCGATTCCAGGTCCAGGACACTGGGTGTGGTCTCAGCATCCCCGAGAAGCAGATGCTTTTCCAGCGGTTCCGACAAGCTAGCCCGCGCACTCACGCGCAATACGGAGGCTCCGGTCTGGGCCTTTTTATCTCAAAGCGCCTGGCCGAGCTTCATGGTGGCCAGATCGGCGTCGCGTCGACAGAAGGCAAGGGCAGTTTGTTTGGCTTCTACGTCCAGGCTCGCAGGGCAGCGCCCTTGGCAGAGGAAGACGCCGCAGTCAGTGATGCGCAGGGCTTGAGAATGGAGCAGCATTTTGGTGCAGACTCTTCCACCCTCGCCACCTTGAACGTGACACCGCAACGGCAGGATTACGCCGGTGGTTTGGCCGGACCGGATAACAATATGGTGGTCAGGAGCAAGTCCAGCCCTGCTGTCCTCAATgatcttgccgccgccgccgagacgCAGCCGAAAATTCTCGACCCACGGGAGCTGCACGTCTTGGTGGTTGAAGATAACCTGATCAACCAAAAGGTATTGGCTAGCCAACTTCGCAAAGCCGGATGCACGGTACACACGGCCAACGACGGGCTGGAGGCACTGGAGTTCCTCGAAACCACAGCTTTCCGGGTAGGCAACGTGCGGCTGTCGGTAATCCTCATGGACCTGGAAATGCCAAACATGGACGGCCTCACCTGCGTATCCGAGATTCGGCGAATGGAGGTGGACGGCAGGATCGAGACGCACGTCCCCGTCATCGCAGTCACGGCCAACGTGCGCGACGAGCAGGTCACCGAGGCGCGGAGGAGCGGCATGGATGACGTCTTGAGCAAGCCGTTCCGGGTGCCGACGTTGTTTGACAAGATTGGTGCTTTGTTGCTGGGAGGGGCAAGGGGCTGA
- a CDS encoding dipeptidyl-peptidase V — protein sequence MHVTRSLLAAVALPVAWAITPEAMLSANRYSDAVPNPSGEFALFTANKYSFESGSRQNWWNILDLKTGDISVWFNGSDISEVVFAGPTPTSIIYLNGTNAEEDGGVSLYAADLHSPTNATLVASLPAPYSGLKAARTSSGDINFLLTAKAYPNGTVYNEQLATKARSSANIYTSLYPRHWDYWLTPQKNAVFGGVLKSGSSGYSLSGNLTNYVTGICDVICAESPYDLNGASDYELSPDGSKVAFMTKDIGLPLANTTSTQIYLVPFTGTAKDAVPINPRSSSAKYPEAQGASASPFFSPDSSKIAYVQMNGINYESDRSILYVADANGDKEKGFNITRLAGDWDRAPGSAKWSHDGETIYADAADLGHSRVFAVPLTAGDSYVPKNITDQGSVAGFYPLPDGSVLVSDSKIWSSRDIHTVSGEGKGSTKVYFQANLADSELAGLSSADVSEFYYSSNTTENKQQAWVIRPAGFDSTKKYPLAFITHGGPQGAHSNTWSTRWNFKVWADQGYVVVAPNPTASTGFGQNLTDAVSGRWRTVYWDIVHAWEYVRDNLDYVDTENGIEAGASFGGYMTNYIQGQPLGREFKALVTHDGVTSTLNQYATDELWFMNHDFNGPFNQSSNEPGSPYYDWNPLRYIDNWATPHFVIHNDLDYRLPVSEGVMLFNLLQVKGVPSKFLNFPDENHWVTKPENSLVWHTEIFNFINYYSGVDNSTSPF from the exons ATGCATGTTACCAGGAGCTTGTTGGCGGCGGTCGCCCTGCCCGTCGCCTGGGCCATAACCCCAGAGGCTATGCTGTCAGCAAACCGGTATTCTGATGCCGTGCCCAATCCGTCAGGA GAATTTGCTCTCTTCACAGCCAACAAGTACTCTTTCGAGTCGGGTTCTCGACAGAACTGGTGGAACATCTTGGACCTCAAGACCGGCGACATCTCTGTTTGGTTCAACGGATCCGACATTTCCGAGGTTGTGTTTGCCGGTCCGACTCCGACCAGCATCATCTACCTCAACGGCACCAATGCTGAAGAGGATGGAGGTGTCAGCTTGTACGCCGCGGATCTCCACTCGCCGACAAACGCCACCCTAGTGGCCTCCCTTCCGGCCCCCTACTCCGGACTCAAAGCGGCGCGCACATCTTCTGGCGACATCAACTTCCTGCTCACCGCCAAGGCGTACCCTAACGGAACTGTGTACAACGAGCAGCTTGCCACCAAGGCGAGGAGCTCAGCCAACATTTACACGTCGCTGTATCCTCGTCACTGG GACTACTGGCTGACCCCCCAGAAAAATGCCGTTTTCGGAGGTGTCCTCAAGTCTGGTAGCAGCGGCTACTCCCTCTCTGGCAACCTCACCAACTACGTCACTGGAATATGCGACGTTATTTGCGCCGAGAGCCCGTACGACCTCAACGGTGCTAGCGACTACGAGCTTTCCCCCGACGGCAGCAAGGTTGCTTTCATGACCAAGGATATTGGACTTCCCCTCGCCAACACGACGAGCACCCAGATCTACCTTGTCCCCTTCACCGGTACCGCCAAGGATGCTGTCCCCATCAACCCCCGTAGCAGCAGCGCCAAGTACCCCGAGGCCCAGGGCGCTTCGGCGAGCCCCTTTTTCTCTCCCGACAGCAGCAAGATTGCATACGTGCAGATGAATGGCATCAACTACGAGTCCGACCGCTCCATCCTGTACGTCGCCGACGCCAACGGTGACAAGGAGAAGGGCTTCAACATCACCAGGCTGGCTGGTGACTGGGACCGCGCACCAGGCTCGGCCAAGTGGTCGCACGACGGCGAGACCATATATGCCGACGCCGCGGACCTGGGTCATTCGAGGGTGTTTGCAGTACCCCTGACAGCTGGCGATTCGTATGTGCCCAAGAACATCACCGACCAGGGTTCCGTTGCTGGATTCTACCCACTTCCGGATGGCTCTGTGCTCGTCTCCGACTCCAAGATATGGTCGAGCCGGGACATTCACACAGTGTCGGGCGAGGGCAAGGGGTCTACCAAGGTTTACTTCCAGGCCAACCTCGCCGATTCGGAGCTTGCTGGCCTCAGCTCGGCCGACGTGTCCGAGTTTTACtacagcagcaacaccacCGAGAACAAGCAGCAGGCTTGGGTGATTCGTCCGGCCGGATTTGACAGCACAAAGAAGTATCCCTTGGCTTTCATCACCCACGGAGGACCGCAAGGAGCGCACAGCAACACGTGGAGCACCCGCTGGAACTTTAAGGTGTGGGCCGACCAGGGCTACGTTGTCGTTGCGCCCAACCCGACCGCATCGACTGGTTTCGGACAGAACTTGACCGATGCCGTGTCGGGACGGTGGAGAACTGTGTACTGGGATATT GTGCACGCTTGGGAGTATGTGAGGGATAACCTTGACTATGTCGACACCGAGAATGGAATCGAGGCCGGAGCGAGCTTTGGTGGTTACATGACCAACTAC ATCCAAGGTCAGCCGTTGGGCCGCGAGTTCAAGGCACTCGTAACCCACGATGGTGTTACCTCGACTCTCAACCAGTACGCTACAGATGAGCTTTGGTTCATGAACCACGACTTCAACGGCCCTTTCAACCAGTCATCCAACGAACCTGGCTCGCCGTACTACGACTGGAACCCGCTTCGCTACATTGACAACTGGGCCACGCCGCACTTTGTCATCCACAACGACCTCGACTACCGTCTTCCCGTGTCCGAGGGCGTCATGCTGTTCAACCTGCTCCAGGTCAAGGGAGTTCCCAGCAAGTTCCTGAACTTCCCAGACGAGAACCACTGGGTCACCAAGCCTGAGAACAGCCTGGTCTGGCACACGGAGATCTTTAACTTTATCAACTACTACAGCGGTGTCGATAACTCGACTAGTCCGTTTTGA